A window from Gottschalkiaceae bacterium SANA encodes these proteins:
- a CDS encoding efflux RND transporter periplasmic adaptor subunit, with protein sequence MKKYLTKKWIGIAVLVMVVLGAIGGFYYLNGGTPVTVVAADRGNVEMVIEETGTIDSRHRVMLKASAADTIERVAVRTGDVVLKDDVLAELDHKLLDSQIEGLEAQLKSVELQLLEALAPKDQALISQAQAAVQQASIIYEQAKKDLVIQQELLAGDYISQASFDVYDNQAKVARQQLTIAQSQLLLTRKGISDNVEGQFEAQIDQFESQLNALKAQLEDYVIVAPFDGVITEKLVDEGAYVMPGEPIMELSDFSEMKVVVDLLEDDLHWISQDTPLTLSFGEGDYTGEIAQIHPKAKETISELGIRQSRVEVEIQLMEGLESAIIGQEADVTFVPAKLDNVLRIPIDVVYQSQNQYFVMKVVNGVLEEKAIKVGLEGEDYYEVTDGLDEGDILVKNLSNDLEIGMKVVVE encoded by the coding sequence ATGAAAAAATATTTAACGAAGAAATGGATAGGGATTGCGGTACTTGTGATGGTTGTTCTTGGAGCAATTGGTGGATTCTATTATTTGAACGGGGGCACACCAGTAACAGTAGTCGCAGCAGATCGTGGAAATGTAGAGATGGTTATTGAAGAAACCGGAACGATTGACAGTCGTCATCGGGTGATGCTGAAGGCAAGTGCCGCAGATACCATTGAAAGAGTTGCGGTGAGAACTGGTGATGTAGTCTTAAAAGATGATGTTCTTGCAGAGTTGGACCATAAATTGCTTGATTCTCAAATTGAGGGACTTGAAGCACAATTGAAGAGTGTTGAACTACAATTGTTGGAGGCTTTGGCACCGAAAGATCAAGCCTTGATTAGCCAAGCACAGGCAGCGGTTCAACAAGCCAGTATCATTTATGAACAAGCAAAAAAAGATTTGGTGATTCAACAAGAGTTATTGGCTGGAGATTATATCAGCCAAGCAAGTTTTGATGTTTATGACAATCAAGCGAAAGTTGCTAGACAACAGCTGACCATTGCGCAGAGTCAATTACTGCTTACGAGAAAAGGGATCAGTGACAATGTGGAAGGACAATTTGAAGCGCAGATTGATCAGTTTGAAAGTCAATTAAATGCCCTAAAAGCACAATTGGAAGACTATGTGATTGTTGCACCATTTGACGGGGTCATTACAGAAAAATTGGTTGATGAAGGCGCCTATGTGATGCCAGGAGAACCGATTATGGAACTGTCAGATTTTAGTGAGATGAAGGTGGTTGTTGACTTACTTGAAGATGATTTGCATTGGATTAGTCAAGATACTCCCTTAACGCTCTCTTTTGGAGAGGGAGATTATACCGGAGAAATTGCACAAATTCATCCAAAAGCAAAAGAAACGATCTCGGAATTGGGAATACGTCAAAGTCGAGTCGAGGTAGAAATTCAATTAATGGAAGGTCTTGAATCAGCCATTATTGGGCAAGAAGCGGATGTAACCTTTGTTCCTGCCAAACTAGACAATGTGTTACGGATTCCGATAGATGTCGTGTATCAATCACAGAATCAATATTTTGTCATGAAGGTCGTCAATGGCGTGCTCGAAGAAAAAGCCATAAAAGTCGGGCTTGAAGGTGAAGATTATTACGAGGTGACTGATGGTCTTGATGAAGGCGATATTCTGGTGAAGAATTTGTCAAATGACTTAGAGATTGGTATGAAGGTTGTCGTTGAATAG
- a CDS encoding FtsX-like permease family protein, translating into MRLIRLLKESKGQFIAVAMVIILGLGIFVAMSTAALNLRSSLNLYYDDYQVADIFSQVTELPENKLNDLQDIPGITSVQGRIVHDTPLRVSDPAEKVQVRIIGATPSDPAINRLFAREGLARVYKQTDVLVIDTFARERGIEIGDIITPHIMGRDYDLTVRGIVSSPEYIYLMENEQTMLPDYKKFGILFTTEAFAQEAFAMGQTYNEAVFKVSAGVDLDEIKDEVEDQLEPYGVQKLYLLKDQISNRMVQEEIKGVEQSSTVIPMVFLGVAAAIMGVMINRLVKGDRITIGILKSMGYRNIDMIKHYTALAVFVGLIGGVAGVLMGSVMSSYFTEMYNTFFSIPVMKVTFYWRYLFLSAIMVSAFSVVAGLLGARGVLNISPAESMRPSAPKQGKRTILEKTFFWKHISFTNKNVLRSLLRNKKRVIFISAGIALTFCIIIIPLISLNSFDSLFGKMYGEFQTMDYNVNFSRAISEDGIQAIHDELPIDYMEAKIEFPFTVHYRWKEKDVNFVGIQANSRFFNFEDLDGNPIEIKEGDVFVSEGLANVLAIERGDPLWIETFIPDREDQEIKVTQVIQQNLGANIYMDIDTMRAFFLDAGYTNGVYIDSKADVKAGLEDFRFVGSVQSLKDMQDVFLEFMDLMIYSLGVMLMFGGVLGFAIVYNATILSINERRLEFSALQIMGFSKQEIFRMLLRENLVLSTIGILAGIPLSIAMMDSVMKQFSTDLYSLRIDWQPAMFVQAAFFTIIFVWIAEAATYRKIKRLDFIEALKNRIT; encoded by the coding sequence GTGCGATTAATCAGATTGTTGAAAGAATCAAAGGGACAGTTTATCGCGGTTGCCATGGTTATTATTTTGGGACTGGGAATTTTTGTTGCCATGAGTACAGCTGCCTTAAACTTGAGAAGTTCATTGAATTTGTATTATGACGATTATCAGGTGGCAGATATTTTTTCTCAGGTAACGGAACTTCCGGAGAACAAGTTGAACGACCTACAGGATATTCCGGGCATCACCTCTGTCCAGGGGCGGATTGTTCATGATACGCCTTTACGGGTAAGTGATCCTGCAGAAAAGGTGCAGGTTCGCATTATTGGGGCAACCCCTTCAGATCCGGCAATTAATCGATTGTTTGCTAGGGAGGGTCTTGCAAGAGTCTACAAGCAAACAGATGTTTTGGTGATTGATACCTTTGCCAGAGAAAGAGGGATAGAAATTGGAGATATCATCACCCCCCATATCATGGGTCGGGATTACGATTTGACAGTAAGGGGGATTGTATCCTCTCCGGAATATATATATTTGATGGAAAATGAGCAAACCATGTTGCCGGATTATAAAAAATTTGGAATTCTCTTTACCACAGAAGCCTTTGCTCAAGAAGCCTTTGCCATGGGTCAAACCTATAACGAGGCGGTTTTTAAAGTTTCGGCCGGTGTCGATTTAGATGAAATTAAAGACGAGGTAGAAGATCAACTCGAGCCCTATGGCGTACAAAAACTCTATCTGTTAAAGGATCAAATTTCCAACCGGATGGTACAGGAAGAAATCAAGGGTGTGGAACAGAGTTCAACTGTCATACCCATGGTCTTCCTTGGTGTTGCAGCTGCCATTATGGGTGTCATGATCAATCGACTTGTTAAAGGCGATCGGATTACCATTGGAATTTTAAAATCCATGGGATATCGCAATATCGATATGATTAAGCACTATACGGCGCTAGCTGTTTTTGTTGGACTGATCGGCGGTGTAGCAGGTGTTTTAATGGGCTCGGTGATGTCATCCTATTTCACGGAGATGTATAACACCTTTTTCTCGATTCCGGTTATGAAAGTTACTTTTTATTGGCGATATTTGTTTTTATCTGCAATCATGGTGTCTGCATTTTCGGTTGTGGCAGGTTTGCTCGGTGCGCGAGGTGTTTTAAATATTTCACCAGCGGAATCGATGCGGCCAAGTGCTCCGAAACAAGGGAAACGGACGATTTTGGAAAAGACATTTTTTTGGAAGCATATTTCATTTACCAATAAGAATGTTTTGCGGAGTTTATTACGCAATAAAAAGCGAGTCATCTTTATTTCAGCCGGTATTGCATTGACCTTTTGCATCATTATCATTCCATTGATTTCATTGAATTCATTTGATTCCTTATTTGGAAAAATGTACGGAGAATTTCAAACGATGGATTATAATGTGAATTTCAGTCGAGCAATTTCTGAAGATGGTATACAAGCAATTCATGATGAGTTGCCAATCGACTATATGGAAGCAAAGATTGAATTCCCTTTTACAGTTCATTATCGATGGAAGGAAAAGGATGTAAATTTTGTCGGAATTCAAGCCAATTCTCGATTTTTTAATTTTGAAGATCTTGATGGAAATCCGATTGAAATCAAAGAAGGAGATGTTTTTGTTTCTGAAGGATTGGCAAACGTACTAGCAATTGAGCGGGGCGATCCTTTGTGGATCGAAACCTTTATTCCAGATCGAGAGGATCAAGAGATCAAGGTAACTCAAGTGATTCAGCAGAACCTAGGTGCCAACATCTATATGGACATCGATACCATGCGCGCATTTTTCTTGGATGCAGGATATACAAATGGTGTATATATCGATTCCAAGGCAGATGTGAAAGCGGGATTGGAGGATTTCCGATTTGTTGGATCGGTTCAATCTTTGAAGGATATGCAAGATGTCTTTTTGGAATTTATGGATTTGATGATCTATTCTTTGGGTGTTATGCTGATGTTTGGCGGTGTATTGGGTTTTGCGATTGTGTATAATGCAACGATTCTCAGCATCAATGAAAGACGGCTGGAATTTTCAGCCTTGCAGATCATGGGCTTTTCAAAGCAAGAAATCTTCAGGATGCTTTTACGGGAGAATCTGGTGTTAAGCACCATTGGAATTCTTGCCGGTATTCCCTTGTCGATTGCCATGATGGATTCGGTCATGAAACAGTTTTCTACAGACTTGTATTCCCTTCGAATTGATTGGCAGCCCGCCATGTTTGTGCAGGCCGCATTCTTTACCATCATTTTCGTATGGATTGCCGAAGCGGCAACCTATCGAAAGATTAAGCGACTCGACTTTATTGAAGCTTTGAAAAATCGGATAACATAA
- a CDS encoding ABC transporter ATP-binding protein has translation MKAIEVMGVKKSYQMGEVEVKALREATFDVEDGEFVVILGPSGSGKSTLLNIIGGMDTPSTGDVLFFGENISVYNEKALTMYRRHQVGFVFQFYNLMASLTAKENVELATEICDDPLDIDRILSDVGLDDRKDHFPSQMSGGEQQRVAIARAVAKNPKILLCDEPTGALDFETGVSILALLSRINKEYHKTVVVITHNASIAGMADRVISMRSGKIRSNTINENPVSPERIEW, from the coding sequence ATGAAAGCGATTGAAGTAATGGGCGTTAAGAAAAGCTATCAGATGGGGGAAGTGGAAGTCAAGGCCCTGCGGGAAGCGACTTTTGATGTTGAAGACGGGGAATTTGTAGTGATATTGGGTCCCAGTGGATCGGGAAAGAGCACACTGCTTAATATCATTGGAGGTATGGACACGCCATCGACTGGAGACGTACTTTTTTTTGGCGAAAATATTTCAGTTTACAATGAAAAAGCTTTGACCATGTACAGACGGCATCAAGTTGGTTTTGTGTTTCAATTCTATAATTTGATGGCGAGCCTAACGGCCAAGGAAAATGTAGAGTTGGCAACAGAAATTTGTGATGATCCCTTGGATATTGACAGGATTTTGTCGGATGTTGGTTTGGATGATCGAAAAGATCACTTTCCATCGCAGATGAGTGGTGGTGAGCAGCAACGTGTAGCAATTGCACGAGCCGTAGCAAAAAACCCAAAGATTCTATTATGCGATGAACCGACGGGAGCTCTTGATTTTGAAACCGGGGTGAGCATTTTAGCCCTTTTAAGCCGAATTAACAAGGAATATCACAAGACTGTTGTCGTGATTACCCACAACGCATCCATTGCGGGAATGGCAGATCGCGTGATTTCGATGCGAAGTGGCAAGATTCGATCGAATACAATCAATGAAAATCCAGTTTCACCGGAAAGGATTGAGTGGTAA
- the cobO gene encoding cob(I)yrinic acid a,c-diamide adenosyltransferase: MKFKGYLHVYTGNGKGKTTAALGLSLRAVCAGKRVFFGQFVKGMKYSETKAIEYLPNFEMEQFGLNCFIENDPTQADIDAALQGLDRIREVIDSGDYDLVVLDEVNIAIYFKLFSVEDVVELIENRPEQMEMVCTGRYAPEALLDLADLVTEMKEVKHYYQQGVMARKGIES; this comes from the coding sequence ATGAAATTCAAGGGATATCTTCATGTATATACGGGAAACGGAAAGGGCAAGACAACGGCGGCATTGGGTTTATCGCTACGTGCTGTCTGTGCGGGCAAGCGGGTGTTTTTCGGTCAATTTGTTAAGGGAATGAAGTACAGTGAAACCAAAGCGATTGAGTATCTACCAAACTTCGAGATGGAACAATTTGGGCTGAATTGTTTTATCGAAAACGATCCCACACAAGCGGACATTGATGCCGCACTTCAGGGGTTGGATCGTATTCGAGAAGTGATCGATTCCGGTGATTATGATCTTGTTGTTCTCGATGAGGTGAATATTGCAATCTACTTTAAATTATTCTCAGTTGAAGATGTGGTCGAGCTTATTGAGAATCGCCCAGAGCAGATGGAGATGGTTTGTACAGGCCGATATGCCCCGGAAGCTTTACTTGATCTGGCTGATTTGGTGACAGAAATGAAGGAAGTGAAACACTACTATCAGCAGGGGGTTATGGCTAGAAAGGGCATTGAGTCTTAA
- a CDS encoding MATE family efflux transporter translates to MNTNNDRSKLLGQAPVSKVITKLAIPAIIGMLINAVYNFVDTMFVSWIGTEAMSAAQVGFPVFMIIVAFGQLFGIGGSSYVSRLLGQGNHEKANQTATVVYGTTLLSGIAIGACGLLCLHPLLNLFGASSANLEYAIAYTSILFIGAIFIMGNMTLNNLLRAEGSSLVSMVGLILGAVLNIILDPLFIFVFDMGVGGAALATVLAQAVTTLFLLNTYRKGKSVLRISPRFFRPSKTIYWETLKIGGPTLIRQLLASFAIGIMNRAASAYGTEAVAAIGIVSKVFMLGFYALLGYTQGFLPVAGFNYGAEKYQRVLDSVRVGIRVSTLYCLVIFASFLLFAEPLIMIFKPDPIVADLAVKGLRIWALSFPVLGYSVIVNMLFQAIGKGKEAAILSVSRQGIILIPLLLILPSLFGLTGVLLAQPIADALTFLITIYFDSKVKKELRTSRDLTESEIHGLMKVAN, encoded by the coding sequence ATGAATACAAACAATGATCGAAGCAAACTTCTGGGCCAAGCACCCGTTTCTAAAGTGATTACAAAACTAGCCATTCCTGCAATTATTGGAATGTTGATTAATGCCGTTTATAATTTTGTCGATACCATGTTCGTCAGTTGGATTGGAACAGAAGCCATGTCTGCCGCCCAGGTTGGATTTCCCGTCTTTATGATTATCGTCGCATTTGGCCAACTCTTTGGAATCGGCGGCTCTTCCTACGTTTCAAGACTACTCGGCCAAGGCAACCATGAAAAAGCAAATCAAACTGCAACCGTTGTCTATGGAACAACCCTATTATCTGGTATCGCAATTGGCGCTTGCGGTCTTTTGTGCCTGCATCCTTTATTGAACCTATTTGGTGCTTCTAGCGCCAATCTCGAATACGCGATCGCCTACACTTCAATCCTATTTATTGGTGCCATTTTTATTATGGGTAATATGACCTTAAACAATCTCCTGCGTGCGGAAGGAAGTTCCCTTGTCTCTATGGTCGGATTGATCCTAGGAGCGGTGCTTAACATTATTCTTGATCCACTCTTTATATTTGTTTTTGATATGGGTGTTGGTGGCGCAGCCCTCGCGACCGTTCTTGCACAAGCTGTGACAACCCTCTTCTTACTCAATACCTATCGAAAGGGAAAAAGTGTTTTGCGGATCAGTCCTCGATTTTTCCGTCCAAGTAAAACCATTTATTGGGAAACTTTAAAGATTGGTGGTCCAACATTAATTCGACAACTTTTGGCTAGTTTTGCCATCGGGATTATGAATCGCGCAGCATCTGCTTATGGAACAGAAGCCGTAGCGGCAATCGGAATCGTCTCAAAAGTGTTCATGCTTGGATTTTATGCATTGCTTGGCTACACCCAGGGTTTTCTTCCCGTTGCCGGTTTCAATTATGGTGCAGAGAAATATCAACGGGTACTCGATTCTGTACGTGTTGGAATACGTGTCAGCACCCTTTATTGTCTTGTGATATTTGCATCTTTTCTCCTCTTTGCAGAACCCTTGATCATGATTTTCAAACCAGACCCCATCGTCGCTGACCTTGCTGTTAAAGGGCTCAGAATCTGGGCTTTATCTTTTCCTGTGCTGGGATACTCAGTTATCGTAAATATGCTATTCCAGGCAATTGGAAAAGGTAAAGAAGCCGCCATCCTATCGGTCTCTCGTCAAGGTATTATCTTGATTCCATTGCTTCTTATTCTCCCTTCACTTTTTGGGCTTACTGGTGTTTTACTAGCCCAGCCCATAGCGGATGCATTGACCTTTTTGATCACGATCTACTTTGATTCAAAAGTGAAAAAGGAACTGCGGACTTCGCGGGACTTAACAGAGAGTGAAATTCATGGTTTAATGAAAGTAGCAAACTAA
- a CDS encoding DEAD/DEAH box helicase, giving the protein MNMKLFSEFKLSAPVQKAIELLEFKNPTKVQQKVIPTVLEEKDIIVKSQTGSGKTAAFGIPLCDLIDWEENKPQALVLAPTRELAIQVKEDLFNLGRFKRLKVAAVYGKSPFHIQERQLKQKTHIVVGTPGRVIDHIEKGSLDLSQVKYLVIDEADEMLNMGFIDQLDAIITSVPEDRVTMLFSATLPDRIESLCQAYMKDPMIVEIEEENSATDRIEQVRIQSSQKGKLQLLKDISIVENPDSCIIFCNTQVQVDEVEEMLSELNYSCDKIHGGMEQRDRLRVMNDFKSGFYRYLIATDVAARGIDVDNISLVVNYDVPQDPERYVHRIGRTGRKGKSGRAVTFFAHYEERYLEAIHEYIGKEIEEVERPSFEAIEEARLAFEEKIGEIPEEKESKGAQLNEGIVKLHINAGKKTKMRAVDIVGTLCNIDGMTAQDIGIINIMDISTFVEILHDKGEMVYQVLQKKPIKGRIRRVSMVDLERDLRY; this is encoded by the coding sequence ATGAATATGAAGTTATTTAGTGAGTTTAAATTAAGTGCGCCTGTGCAAAAGGCGATTGAATTATTGGAATTTAAAAATCCAACCAAGGTGCAACAAAAAGTGATACCAACGGTTTTAGAAGAAAAAGATATTATTGTAAAGTCACAAACCGGCAGCGGGAAAACAGCGGCTTTTGGTATTCCCCTTTGTGATTTAATCGATTGGGAGGAGAACAAGCCTCAGGCTCTTGTTTTAGCCCCAACAAGAGAATTGGCGATTCAAGTGAAAGAAGATCTATTTAATTTGGGCCGTTTTAAGCGCTTGAAGGTTGCGGCAGTCTATGGAAAATCGCCGTTTCACATTCAAGAACGTCAGTTAAAACAAAAAACACATATTGTTGTGGGCACACCGGGTCGTGTGATCGACCATATTGAAAAAGGAAGCCTCGATTTGTCGCAAGTGAAATACCTAGTGATTGACGAGGCTGATGAAATGTTGAATATGGGCTTTATCGATCAATTGGATGCGATTATCACAAGTGTACCAGAGGACCGGGTTACCATGCTTTTTTCGGCAACCTTGCCTGACCGCATTGAATCTTTGTGCCAAGCCTATATGAAAGATCCGATGATTGTAGAAATTGAGGAAGAAAATTCAGCAACAGATCGGATTGAACAAGTGCGAATTCAGTCCAGCCAAAAAGGGAAGCTCCAGTTGTTGAAGGATATTTCTATTGTTGAGAATCCAGACAGCTGCATCATCTTCTGCAACACGCAAGTTCAGGTGGATGAAGTGGAAGAAATGCTTTCCGAATTGAATTATAGCTGCGACAAGATTCATGGTGGAATGGAACAAAGAGACCGTTTGCGAGTCATGAATGATTTCAAATCAGGGTTTTATCGATACTTGATTGCGACGGATGTTGCTGCAAGGGGAATCGATGTGGATAATATATCTCTGGTTGTAAATTACGACGTACCACAAGATCCGGAACGTTACGTGCATCGCATTGGGCGAACTGGTAGAAAAGGAAAGTCGGGTAGAGCGGTTACCTTTTTTGCGCATTATGAAGAACGATATCTTGAAGCGATTCACGAATATATAGGAAAAGAGATTGAAGAGGTCGAGCGACCTTCTTTTGAAGCGATTGAGGAAGCGCGACTTGCCTTTGAAGAAAAGATAGGTGAAATCCCCGAGGAAAAGGAAAGCAAGGGAGCGCAGCTTAACGAGGGAATTGTGAAGTTGCATATCAACGCCGGAAAGAAGACAAAGATGCGTGCGGTTGATATTGTAGGTACCCTTTGCAATATCGATGGGATGACAGCGCAGGATATAGGCATCATTAATATTATGGACATCTCGACCTTTGTAGAAATTCTTCACGACAAGGGTGAAATGGTTTATCAAGTGTTACAGAAAAAGCCGATTAAAGGTCGAATTCGCCGTGTCAGCATGGTGGATTTGGAACGAGATTTGCGGTATTAA
- a CDS encoding pyridoxal phosphate-dependent aminotransferase yields MISEKMYELGSRSSIIREIFEYGRKRKAEIGVENVYDFSLGNPNVPAPEAVKDAMIALLEEEAPTALHSYTSAPGNPEVRSTIAESINRRFDMNIEGKNIYMTTGAAASISICFKALANEGDEFITFAPFFPEYTCFVEAAGGKLIVVPANIENFQINFDEFDKLINEKTKAIIVNSPNNPSGAVYSEVTIQKLVARLEEKSAEYGHPIFLISDEPYREIVYDDIKVPYLPKYYNNTFVCYSYSKSLSLPGDRIGYIVVPNEMIEFPKIFAAIAGSARALSYVCAPSFFQKVVAKCVEETADISIYENNRNVLYKALKEIGYQCVKPEGAFYLFPRSLEADAYAFCEKAKKYDLLLVPGDDFGCPGHIRISYCVKPEQIERSLPSFRKLYEEYQ; encoded by the coding sequence ATGATATCAGAGAAGATGTACGAGTTGGGCAGTAGAAGTTCCATTATTCGTGAAATTTTCGAATACGGACGCAAGAGAAAAGCGGAAATTGGTGTTGAAAACGTATATGACTTCAGCCTGGGAAATCCCAATGTACCTGCGCCGGAAGCCGTGAAAGATGCAATGATTGCTCTTCTAGAAGAGGAAGCACCAACGGCCTTACATAGCTATACGAGTGCACCTGGGAATCCAGAGGTGAGAAGCACCATTGCTGAATCCATCAATCGTCGCTTCGATATGAATATTGAAGGCAAGAATATTTATATGACGACCGGAGCAGCAGCCTCAATCAGCATCTGCTTCAAAGCCTTGGCAAATGAAGGGGATGAATTTATTACCTTTGCGCCATTCTTTCCAGAGTATACTTGTTTTGTAGAAGCAGCTGGCGGAAAGTTGATTGTTGTTCCTGCGAACATTGAAAATTTTCAAATTAACTTTGATGAGTTTGACAAGTTGATTAATGAAAAGACCAAGGCGATTATTGTGAATTCTCCCAATAATCCATCGGGAGCCGTATATTCAGAAGTGACGATTCAAAAATTGGTTGCACGATTAGAAGAAAAATCTGCGGAATACGGACATCCGATTTTCTTGATTTCTGATGAACCTTATCGAGAAATTGTCTATGATGATATTAAGGTGCCGTATTTACCGAAATACTATAACAATACCTTTGTTTGCTACTCTTACAGTAAGTCCCTCTCTCTTCCGGGCGATCGCATTGGTTATATTGTTGTACCAAATGAAATGATTGAGTTTCCAAAGATTTTTGCGGCTATAGCTGGTTCTGCAAGAGCACTTAGTTACGTTTGTGCCCCAAGCTTTTTTCAAAAGGTTGTTGCTAAATGCGTGGAGGAAACTGCCGATATTTCCATTTATGAAAACAATCGCAATGTCTTGTACAAGGCCTTAAAAGAGATTGGCTATCAGTGTGTGAAACCGGAAGGTGCATTTTATTTATTCCCACGATCCTTGGAAGCGGATGCTTACGCATTCTGCGAGAAGGCAAAAAAATATGATTTGTTATTGGTTCCCGGGGATGACTTTGGCTGTCCAGGACATATTCGGATCTCCTATTGTGTAAAACCAGAGCAAATAGAAAGATCATTGCCTTCATTTAGAAAACTATATGAGGAATATCAATAA
- the allC gene encoding allantoate deiminase: MREVEILTELLQDFSKIKKDSLIDGQLWRASYTQEDQKTKKYLSALMREKGFVVRQDVMGNLFGQIKGSQSEETILVGSHLDTVKNGGEFDGLYGFLAGIYAVEELVKEHGKPKYNLAVVGLMEEEGSRFTSGYIGSRAIVGALKNSDFEEVDQSGMTLNEAVKLAGGNPLEYVSAKRTDIKAFYELHIEQGPVLEQEGKLIGLVESINGLRILRITVLGRQDHAGTTPMHMRKDALLHASKIISRMDKWTKSTKVASTATVGELLLKPGSSNVVADFVQFTVDIRSSSAEAISNIVFEITLMAERIKVAGLEVKIDVLTDEAPVCLDQILLRENERICKENGHSYCLMTSGAGHDTQVFAPYIPSALVFVPCIGGRSHTPEEEMTETSMKVGIRLLKQILFSKAW, translated from the coding sequence ATGAGAGAGGTGGAAATCTTAACTGAATTGCTTCAAGATTTTTCAAAGATCAAGAAAGACTCTTTGATTGATGGCCAATTGTGGAGAGCTAGTTATACGCAGGAAGATCAAAAAACAAAAAAATATCTATCTGCATTAATGAGAGAAAAAGGCTTTGTCGTTAGACAAGATGTAATGGGAAATTTATTTGGCCAAATCAAAGGGAGTCAATCAGAGGAAACCATTCTCGTCGGTTCTCATTTGGATACGGTAAAAAATGGGGGTGAGTTTGACGGGCTATACGGCTTCCTTGCCGGGATCTATGCGGTTGAAGAATTGGTTAAGGAACATGGAAAGCCTAAGTATAATCTTGCGGTGGTAGGCTTGATGGAAGAGGAAGGAAGTCGCTTTACAAGCGGTTATATTGGAAGCAGGGCAATCGTTGGAGCGCTGAAAAACTCTGATTTTGAGGAAGTCGATCAATCAGGAATGACTTTAAATGAGGCTGTAAAATTGGCGGGAGGGAATCCTTTGGAATATGTATCTGCCAAACGAACAGACATCAAGGCATTTTATGAGCTACATATTGAGCAGGGACCAGTTTTAGAGCAAGAGGGTAAGCTCATCGGTTTGGTTGAATCGATCAACGGTTTGCGTATTTTACGAATCACCGTGCTTGGTAGACAAGATCATGCGGGAACAACGCCTATGCATATGAGGAAAGATGCGCTTCTGCATGCCAGTAAAATCATATCAAGAATGGATAAGTGGACGAAAAGCACAAAAGTAGCTTCAACAGCAACTGTGGGGGAACTTTTATTGAAACCGGGTTCATCCAATGTGGTGGCTGATTTTGTGCAATTTACGGTGGATATTCGATCTAGTTCCGCAGAAGCGATCAGTAACATTGTTTTTGAGATTACTCTAATGGCAGAACGAATAAAAGTCGCTGGGCTTGAAGTGAAAATTGATGTACTTACAGATGAAGCTCCTGTTTGCTTGGATCAGATTCTTCTTAGAGAGAATGAAAGAATTTGTAAAGAAAATGGGCATTCCTATTGTTTGATGACTAGCGGAGCTGGTCATGATACACAGGTATTTGCGCCATATATTCCATCTGCCTTGGTGTTTGTGCCATGTATAGGCGGTCGAAGCCATACACCCGAGGAGGAAATGACAGAGACTAGCATGAAGGTAGGTATTCGGCTTCTAAAACAAATCTTGTTTTCGAAAGCTTGGTAA
- a CDS encoding DUF4367 domain-containing protein, producing the protein MKIKRMIAMMVCVLMTFSMMGCSNTAGQEEQATEVEVPNPFVTYTDLDQAKEAAGFEGKELSILPEGYTFTSAHVIPEELIQITYMAGDSEIMYRIGKGEADISGDYNEYAENEITELAGNQINTRGNDGKIFVATWTENNLSYAISSSEGLDQDTLCGMLEKVVV; encoded by the coding sequence ATGAAAATTAAAAGAATGATTGCAATGATGGTGTGCGTATTGATGACATTTTCGATGATGGGATGTAGCAACACGGCAGGTCAAGAGGAACAAGCCACTGAGGTGGAAGTTCCTAATCCATTTGTTACATACACAGATCTTGATCAAGCAAAAGAAGCAGCTGGTTTTGAAGGAAAAGAACTAAGCATTCTTCCAGAGGGTTACACATTCACCTCTGCACATGTTATCCCAGAGGAACTGATTCAAATCACATATATGGCAGGTGACAGTGAAATCATGTATCGCATTGGCAAAGGTGAAGCCGATATCAGTGGAGATTACAATGAATATGCTGAGAATGAAATAACCGAGCTTGCTGGTAATCAAATCAATACACGAGGAAATGATGGAAAGATCTTTGTGGCAACATGGACAGAAAATAACTTGAGCTATGCGATTTCATCATCTGAAGGTCTTGATCAAGATACACTCTGTGGTATGCTTGAAAAAGTAGTAGTCTAG